In the Synergistaceae bacterium genome, one interval contains:
- a CDS encoding MtaA/CmuA family methyltransferase: protein MNASTKRVLAALRNETTDCTPVISVCQHATYDVMERVNAPWPQAHGDPEMMAALSGAGAEILGLDAVRVPYCQTVEAEALGAVIKSGGALHLPSIAEHPFKIGDDPEFPRDFLQLGRIPVVLRAVELIKKRFDGSAAVMAGLCGPFSIAASLLGITVLLKTAYKKPEAITPFLELGLKCGSALAEAYRQAGADVIVIEDMMASLDMISPKMYREIVAGYETRLEEAVKLPSIIHICGKLDGIIADVARTGANAVSVESSVNIPAARETLAGYGLCTSIAGAVHPMEVLLEGTPEDVTSAVESSIEDGAALISPGCAVAPGTPTENLIAMVEAGHRYRLRFTETK from the coding sequence ATGAACGCATCGACGAAAAGAGTTCTGGCGGCTTTACGCAATGAAACGACGGATTGTACGCCGGTAATAAGCGTGTGCCAGCACGCGACCTACGACGTTATGGAACGGGTGAACGCTCCCTGGCCCCAGGCTCACGGCGACCCGGAAATGATGGCGGCTTTATCGGGCGCCGGAGCTGAAATACTGGGGCTGGACGCCGTGCGCGTTCCGTATTGTCAAACCGTTGAGGCTGAGGCGTTGGGAGCCGTGATAAAAAGCGGCGGAGCTCTCCATCTGCCCAGTATCGCGGAACACCCGTTCAAAATTGGAGACGATCCGGAATTTCCCCGGGACTTTTTGCAATTGGGCAGGATCCCTGTCGTTCTCAGGGCTGTCGAACTTATCAAAAAACGTTTTGACGGCAGCGCTGCCGTCATGGCCGGGTTGTGCGGACCTTTCAGCATCGCCGCCAGTCTTCTGGGTATCACTGTGCTGCTGAAAACAGCATATAAAAAACCGGAAGCGATAACCCCGTTTCTCGAACTGGGACTGAAATGCGGATCGGCCCTCGCCGAAGCTTACAGGCAGGCTGGCGCAGATGTCATAGTGATTGAGGATATGATGGCCTCGCTGGACATGATAAGCCCAAAAATGTACCGGGAAATCGTTGCCGGATACGAAACCAGGCTGGAGGAAGCCGTTAAATTGCCATCCATCATCCACATCTGCGGCAAACTGGACGGTATCATAGCCGATGTAGCTCGGACAGGAGCGAACGCCGTCAGTGTGGAGTCCTCCGTAAACATTCCCGCGGCACGGGAAACGCTCGCGGGATACGGGCTCTGTACCTCCATAGCCGGAGCGGTGCATCCTATGGAGGTTTTGCTTGAAGGTACGCCCGAGGATGTGACTTCGGCCGTAGAGAGCTCCATTGAGGACGGCGCGGCGCTGATTTCACCCGGATGCGCCGTGGCGCCGGGCACGCCGACTGAAAATTTGATCGCGATGGTAGAAGCGGGACACAGATACCGCCTTCGTTTCACGGAAACGAAATAA
- a CDS encoding helical backbone metal receptor — protein MNRIRRWTLCFAFLLMTTGPVFSAIPERIISMSPAATEILFALSLGERLVGITRFCDYPPEAAKIPKVASLLDINLETLLSIAPDFMVLDNLNESLKERIERLGITTFVLHHETLKELCDSIEELAAACSVFERGKILADSMRARFFQAEALTRSLPRPKVVAAVDRDITDPVIRSLYIAGKNSFYDELIYLAGGRNAFTIEGLSYPRLTAEGLIGLDPDLIIDIVGDHGFRDGVRPDNLLTQWDSRPELRAVKEKHIYLLAGNYALHPGPRLVLLLQDFLTFIHPELKLSDPKPSDPAPAPSEPKLTELAYSDRIPPAK, from the coding sequence ATGAATCGTATTCGACGTTGGACTCTCTGCTTCGCTTTTCTGTTGATGACGACCGGACCGGTTTTTTCAGCGATTCCGGAACGCATTATTTCCATGTCGCCGGCCGCAACGGAAATTCTTTTCGCTCTTTCTCTGGGGGAACGCCTCGTTGGAATCACCCGATTCTGCGACTATCCGCCGGAGGCCGCAAAAATCCCAAAAGTCGCCAGTCTGCTGGACATCAACCTGGAAACTCTTTTGAGCATTGCCCCCGATTTCATGGTTCTGGACAACCTGAACGAAAGCCTGAAGGAGAGGATAGAGCGGCTGGGGATCACCACTTTCGTCCTGCATCACGAAACTCTGAAAGAACTTTGCGACTCGATTGAGGAGCTGGCGGCGGCCTGTTCCGTTTTCGAAAGAGGTAAAATTCTGGCGGATTCCATGCGGGCCCGGTTCTTTCAGGCGGAGGCGCTTACCCGGTCTCTTCCCCGTCCCAAAGTGGTGGCCGCCGTGGACCGCGACATCACGGATCCGGTCATTCGTTCCCTTTACATCGCGGGGAAAAACTCCTTTTACGACGAGCTGATCTACCTGGCCGGCGGACGCAACGCTTTCACCATCGAAGGGCTTTCCTATCCCAGGCTGACGGCGGAGGGGCTGATCGGCCTCGACCCGGATTTGATCATCGACATCGTGGGGGACCACGGCTTTCGCGATGGAGTGAGACCTGACAATCTTCTCACCCAGTGGGACAGCCGTCCGGAGCTGCGGGCGGTGAAGGAAAAACACATTTACCTGCTGGCGGGGAATTACGCGCTCCACCCGGGGCCCCGTCTCGTTCTGCTGCTTCAGGATTTTCTGACTTTCATTCATCCGGAACTGAAACTTTCAGATCCGAAACCTTCAGATCCAGCCCCAGCACCTTCCGAGCCGAAACTCACGGAGCTGGCTTACTCGGACCGAATTCCTCCGGCGAAGTGA
- a CDS encoding ABC transporter ATP-binding protein: MEEKGGPALKVENLTFPVNGEAILKNLSFSLGRGEFVAIVGPNGAGKSTLLKCIDRIFPRYRGEIFLDSKSARRFSQKELARKMAYVPQLTDGFSGFTVQQFVEQGRYPWKKSFEMESAEDLRVVEEAMRLVRMEGLEGRFVDSLSGGERQRVLIAAALAQSSQLLLLDEPTTYLDYRHQVEMLELIRFVHQRKKLTILAVTHDLNFALQSADRLIVLSKGSIVWEGSAAALARPGLLERLFETDFLRFEGAMDREQAPLVVPAAFASRVTIREESRRP, encoded by the coding sequence ATGGAAGAAAAAGGCGGTCCTGCGCTGAAAGTGGAAAATCTTACGTTTCCCGTCAACGGCGAAGCGATATTGAAGAACCTCAGTTTCAGCCTGGGCAGGGGAGAGTTTGTAGCCATCGTGGGGCCCAACGGCGCTGGAAAGAGCACCCTTTTGAAGTGCATTGACCGCATTTTTCCCCGTTATCGGGGTGAGATTTTTCTGGACTCGAAGTCCGCCCGGCGGTTTTCTCAAAAAGAGCTGGCCCGAAAGATGGCCTATGTGCCGCAGCTCACCGATGGTTTTTCCGGCTTTACCGTTCAGCAGTTCGTGGAGCAGGGACGTTATCCCTGGAAGAAATCCTTCGAGATGGAGTCCGCGGAGGATCTTCGGGTGGTGGAAGAGGCCATGAGGCTTGTGAGAATGGAGGGGCTGGAAGGACGTTTCGTGGACTCCCTGAGCGGCGGAGAGCGTCAGAGAGTTCTGATCGCCGCCGCTCTGGCCCAGAGCTCGCAGTTGTTATTGCTGGACGAACCCACCACGTATCTGGATTATCGCCACCAGGTCGAGATGCTGGAGCTGATTCGTTTTGTCCATCAGCGGAAAAAACTCACGATACTGGCGGTAACTCACGATTTGAATTTTGCGCTGCAGTCGGCGGATCGGCTGATCGTCCTGTCAAAGGGCTCGATCGTCTGGGAGGGAAGCGCCGCCGCCCTGGCCAGGCCCGGGTTGCTGGAGCGGCTTTTCGAGACGGATTTTTTGCGCTTCGAGGGAGCGATGGACAGAGAACAGGCCCCTCTGGTGGTTCCGGCGGCTTTCGCTTCGAGGGTGACGATTCGAGAAGAGAGCAGACGTCCATGA
- a CDS encoding iron ABC transporter permease: MTGILDRQRSRLLLVIVVLGTLVLLLAPFCGPESLSWEDILKRGATTKSGRIFWDLRVPRVLLAWLCGATLGLCGMIFQALFRNPLAEPTMLGVASGASFGAAFCIYMGWNFSLFGLSGTAISAFAGSFCCVLALQAIADLKLDSGGVALLLAGVAFNFFFSSLVMIVQYIGAYHDSFRLLRWTLGGIQVIGLEEGVRLLPFFLLAAGVSIGFARELDLLLCDPEIAVSRGVNLGRTRRILFPVVSLCVAACVALCGPIAFVGLVVPHLCRLMVGVSHRKLAAASIFFGGAFLTACDTTSRTLWAPMELPVGIITSFLGAPFFLWLLLRRRPC; the protein is encoded by the coding sequence ATGACAGGAATATTGGATAGGCAAAGGAGCCGTCTGCTTCTCGTGATTGTGGTCCTGGGGACTCTGGTGCTGCTCCTGGCTCCGTTTTGCGGCCCGGAAAGTCTTTCCTGGGAGGACATCCTGAAGCGCGGGGCGACGACGAAGAGCGGTCGGATTTTCTGGGACCTGAGAGTCCCCCGGGTGCTCCTGGCCTGGCTTTGCGGCGCGACACTGGGGCTTTGCGGCATGATTTTTCAGGCGCTTTTTCGCAATCCCCTGGCGGAACCCACCATGCTCGGCGTGGCCAGCGGGGCCTCCTTTGGAGCGGCTTTCTGCATCTACATGGGTTGGAACTTTTCGCTGTTTGGACTTTCGGGAACGGCGATCAGCGCCTTTGCAGGGTCTTTTTGCTGTGTGCTGGCTCTGCAGGCCATCGCGGATCTGAAGCTGGATTCCGGAGGGGTGGCGCTTCTTCTGGCGGGAGTGGCCTTCAATTTTTTCTTTTCCAGTCTCGTCATGATCGTCCAGTATATAGGGGCCTATCATGACTCCTTCCGGCTTCTGCGCTGGACTTTGGGGGGAATACAGGTCATCGGCCTGGAGGAGGGCGTTCGGCTTCTGCCGTTTTTTTTGCTGGCCGCCGGAGTCTCCATCGGATTTGCCCGGGAATTGGATCTGTTGCTCTGCGACCCCGAAATCGCGGTTTCCCGTGGGGTGAACCTGGGACGGACCAGGAGGATTTTATTTCCGGTCGTCTCTTTGTGCGTGGCCGCCTGCGTGGCTCTCTGCGGTCCCATTGCGTTTGTGGGGCTGGTGGTTCCTCACCTGTGCCGCCTCATGGTGGGAGTCTCCCATCGGAAGCTGGCGGCAGCCTCGATTTTTTTCGGAGGGGCCTTTCTGACGGCCTGTGATACGACCTCCCGAACGCTCTGGGCTCCCATGGAACTCCCCGTGGGGATCATCACCTCTTTTCTGGGGGCCCCGTTTTTTCTGTGGCTGCTGCTGCGCCGCCGGCCCTGCTGA
- a CDS encoding MotA/TolQ/ExbB proton channel family protein: protein MSQFMFYMDAGGPIMWVILGLSLTGVALLAERFLFFTLAGGRAFSPPETEKDLDGDDLQVLADRCVRAEMFVWQKHLGLLEIIVRVTPMLGLLGTVLGMVEMFRVLTLGTGIDVTKVTGGIRVALFTTVAGLCCAVPLLVASGFLNAAVDRQEERLNRQADAWIQEKLRRK from the coding sequence ATGAGCCAGTTCATGTTTTATATGGATGCGGGGGGGCCGATCATGTGGGTCATTCTGGGGTTGTCCCTGACGGGTGTGGCCCTTCTGGCGGAACGTTTTCTTTTTTTCACCCTTGCCGGCGGCAGAGCGTTTTCCCCGCCTGAAACGGAGAAGGATCTCGACGGCGATGACCTCCAGGTGCTTGCGGACCGTTGCGTTCGGGCGGAGATGTTCGTCTGGCAGAAGCACCTCGGCCTGTTGGAGATTATCGTTCGGGTCACGCCGATGCTGGGACTTCTGGGGACCGTTCTGGGTATGGTGGAGATGTTTCGGGTTCTGACCCTGGGGACGGGAATCGATGTGACAAAAGTGACCGGCGGTATTCGGGTGGCCCTTTTCACCACGGTGGCGGGGCTGTGTTGTGCTGTTCCCCTTCTGGTTGCCAGCGGGTTTTTGAACGCCGCGGTGGACCGGCAGGAAGAGCGTCTGAACCGGCAGGCCGACGCCTGGATTCAGGAAAAGCTGAGGAGAAAATGA
- a CDS encoding biopolymer transporter ExbD encodes MKKARRRGNGADIDITPLIDILFMLIIFFVLASTFIQGRLTVDLPQGTGEPVNDGNPFLVTLTREGKVFWADFPQPVTSEDLYRLVRENAGKREILVAGDRDAPYGEVAGLLDELQSAGAERVGLVLRGKSRTASRTDVSHESTPSAATSPSKTGSAFSHVP; translated from the coding sequence ATGAAAAAAGCCCGAAGGAGGGGAAACGGCGCGGACATCGACATCACCCCGCTGATTGATATTCTGTTCATGCTGATCATTTTTTTTGTCCTCGCCAGTACCTTCATTCAGGGACGCCTGACGGTGGACCTTCCCCAGGGGACCGGGGAACCGGTGAACGACGGCAATCCCTTTCTGGTGACTCTGACCCGTGAGGGAAAGGTTTTTTGGGCGGATTTTCCTCAGCCGGTCACCTCTGAGGACCTTTACCGCCTTGTACGGGAAAATGCCGGTAAACGGGAAATTCTGGTGGCGGGAGACAGGGACGCTCCCTACGGGGAAGTGGCGGGGCTGCTGGATGAGCTGCAGAGCGCGGGAGCGGAGCGCGTGGGGCTGGTTCTGCGGGGAAAATCCCGAACTGCGAGCCGGACGGATGTTTCTCACGAGTCGACGCCCTCTGCGGCGACGTCGCCTTCAAAGACGGGCTCGGCGTTTTCTCATGTTCCCTGA
- a CDS encoding energy transducer TonB: MFPEAGSKIESARWAAALLFSVAVHTAILGILPGEREAADIASSPVVTVTLRRMAEPQAPAEAETKTKAKTEDSKDSQKFSEAKNLEKIPEVTRPVPPSKPQKKRKTAPEKSPAKRPEPPASEKRPELASMPSSSAITTSTASSTSAAASASAAASTSARSSSSAILDISSLRVLNRVRPDYPAIARRRGDEGTVTLLITLEGSSVSGVSVEKSSGSPVLDQAAVSAVRKWKFENAGRTRARVPVTFRLNR, encoded by the coding sequence ATGTTCCCTGAGGCCGGCTCCAAAATTGAATCTGCCCGCTGGGCCGCGGCCCTGCTCTTCAGTGTCGCCGTGCATACGGCGATTCTGGGGATTTTGCCCGGAGAGAGAGAGGCGGCGGATATTGCGTCCTCACCGGTGGTGACCGTGACGCTGCGTCGCATGGCGGAACCTCAGGCGCCGGCAGAAGCAGAAACAAAAACGAAAGCGAAAACGGAGGACTCGAAGGACTCGCAAAAATTTTCCGAAGCGAAAAACCTGGAAAAAATTCCGGAGGTGACACGGCCTGTTCCCCCCTCGAAGCCGCAAAAAAAACGGAAAACGGCTCCGGAAAAATCCCCGGCCAAACGACCTGAACCTCCTGCTTCGGAAAAACGGCCGGAATTGGCCTCGATGCCGTCGTCATCGGCAATAACGACATCGACAGCGTCATCGACATCGGCTGCTGCCTCAGCTTCGGCGGCGGCCTCGACATCGGCGCGGTCCTCTTCGTCCGCGATTTTGGATATATCGAGTCTCAGGGTTCTGAACAGGGTCAGGCCGGATTATCCCGCCATTGCCCGCAGGCGTGGAGACGAAGGGACGGTCACGCTGCTGATCACTCTGGAGGGAAGCAGCGTCTCGGGGGTTTCGGTGGAAAAGAGCAGCGGTTCTCCGGTTTTGGATCAGGCCGCCGTGTCCGCGGTTCGAAAATGGAAGTTCGAAAACGCCGGCAGGACGCGGGCACGGGTTCCGGTGACGTTTCGTCTGAATCGATAA
- a CDS encoding TonB-dependent receptor, protein MKAGRRTRIAIILVLWGSVFLPSPSAAAPVELEEEVVSASAFEEDRDKSPGSVTVIHADEMKGEMRSLPELLERAPGLHVIRARGRGAYTVTSIRGSTSAQVAVYLDGVLQNLGSEAAVDLSAVPAAEVSRIEVYKGYIPSRFPEAGMGGVVNIVTRAPEAKKRTTLTLGVESFGAKEGRIAQSGPLGRGKYLASAGYRGSDGNFPYRNDNGTPYNEKDDYDAKRSGNGYGMTDLLFKWEDDHWDGRFSWSRQDRDLPSPAPGMDKSNSPRGARLDTDKWDLSLSRRQKWGAVLWGWRLEYLAQNRVWDNPDNILGGMGERHNEYRAKRFSGSLDASWTWGTRHFFEATVSGSNESLDVEGDVVTVFQGRRSFDRATWKAVLQDSISLTPDGSLLLTPSFRWDAAGNEGKTAWSVAAAKQIGSEWILRAGYGSYSRAPNLYERYGDGATIRPNDKLKWETGTQWDFGVSWNNLKRERKNADVALMLTAFGRETEELIEFIMASPRYGVYENIARARVYGLELEGSIDSPLWKLAFSGTWMRAKNETPDNFREGRRLPNAPEWTWSVRLTRRFPDRKGNVRLWAFVEGQFTGDNYFDQAGTVRYDDLFLLNMGMKWRIQEDMELAFGVRDVLDNGPDVKLKAVGGGLDRMSWYPLPGRSFYASLSRVF, encoded by the coding sequence ATGAAGGCCGGACGGAGAACACGGATTGCGATTATTCTCGTTTTATGGGGGAGCGTTTTTTTGCCGTCTCCCTCCGCGGCGGCGCCTGTAGAACTGGAAGAGGAAGTGGTGTCCGCTTCGGCCTTCGAGGAAGACCGCGACAAATCTCCGGGGAGTGTGACGGTGATCCATGCCGATGAGATGAAAGGAGAGATGCGGTCGCTTCCCGAGTTGCTGGAGCGCGCGCCGGGACTGCACGTGATCCGGGCCAGAGGCCGGGGAGCCTATACCGTGACCTCCATACGGGGCAGCACTTCGGCGCAGGTGGCGGTGTACCTTGACGGCGTTCTGCAGAACCTGGGAAGCGAGGCCGCGGTGGACCTTTCCGCCGTCCCCGCCGCGGAGGTGAGCCGGATCGAGGTTTATAAGGGGTATATTCCATCTCGTTTTCCGGAGGCGGGGATGGGCGGAGTCGTCAACATCGTCACCCGGGCGCCGGAGGCCAAAAAGCGAACGACCCTCACCCTGGGCGTCGAATCTTTCGGCGCGAAGGAGGGCAGAATCGCTCAGTCCGGCCCTCTGGGGAGGGGGAAATATCTCGCCTCGGCGGGATACCGTGGCAGTGACGGAAATTTCCCCTACCGCAACGATAACGGCACGCCCTACAACGAAAAGGACGACTACGACGCGAAGCGCAGCGGCAACGGATACGGAATGACCGACCTTCTTTTCAAATGGGAGGACGACCACTGGGACGGACGTTTCTCCTGGAGCCGCCAGGATCGCGACCTTCCCTCTCCCGCGCCAGGCATGGACAAATCGAATTCACCCCGGGGAGCCCGTCTGGATACCGACAAATGGGACCTGTCCCTGTCCCGCAGGCAGAAATGGGGAGCGGTGCTCTGGGGCTGGAGGCTGGAATATCTGGCTCAGAACAGAGTATGGGACAATCCGGACAACATTCTGGGGGGAATGGGGGAGCGTCACAACGAATATCGGGCCAAACGGTTTTCCGGTTCTCTGGACGCCTCCTGGACCTGGGGAACGCGGCATTTTTTCGAGGCGACGGTCTCGGGAAGCAATGAGTCACTGGACGTGGAAGGCGACGTGGTGACGGTGTTCCAGGGACGGCGCTCCTTTGATCGTGCCACCTGGAAGGCCGTGCTGCAGGACTCCATAAGCCTGACCCCCGATGGCTCCCTGCTGTTGACTCCCTCCTTCCGGTGGGACGCCGCGGGAAACGAGGGGAAAACGGCCTGGAGCGTGGCCGCCGCGAAGCAGATTGGAAGCGAATGGATTCTCAGGGCGGGGTACGGCTCTTATTCCCGGGCCCCGAACCTGTACGAACGCTACGGCGACGGAGCCACGATCCGCCCGAACGATAAACTGAAATGGGAAACGGGAACCCAGTGGGACTTCGGCGTCTCCTGGAACAACCTGAAGCGTGAGCGAAAAAACGCGGATGTGGCGCTGATGCTGACGGCTTTCGGGCGTGAGACGGAGGAGCTGATCGAGTTCATCATGGCCAGCCCCCGGTATGGAGTCTATGAGAATATCGCCCGGGCCCGGGTGTATGGACTGGAGCTGGAGGGAAGCATCGACAGCCCCCTCTGGAAGCTGGCCTTTTCCGGTACCTGGATGCGGGCGAAAAACGAAACTCCCGACAACTTCAGAGAGGGCAGACGTCTGCCCAATGCCCCGGAATGGACCTGGAGCGTCCGGCTGACCCGGCGTTTTCCCGACCGGAAGGGAAACGTCCGTCTGTGGGCTTTCGTGGAAGGACAGTTCACCGGCGACAACTACTTCGACCAGGCCGGAACGGTACGGTACGACGACCTGTTTCTGCTGAACATGGGAATGAAATGGCGTATTCAGGAGGATATGGAACTGGCCTTCGGCGTCCGGGACGTACTGGACAACGGCCCGGACGTCAAACTGAAAGCGGTTGGCGGCGGGCTCGACCGCATGAGCTGGTACCCGCTTCCCGGTCGGAGTTTTTACGCCTCGCTTTCCAGGGTTTTCTGA
- a CDS encoding response regulator translates to MLRMRIILVIVSIVAVIAISSTAAGLFVYQNEGLKTIEGDMVLVREIADNLLSREIALLKANLNAVATLLNRVSDSRISDVLKAQTEINELYLSLALLNRDERTIVSYGTAAPLPDFFLNKYCRRAFEGEQIISTTETAPNGELVFRICVPSGDRVLVGTISGYFFSDIISKFKIWQTGSIFILDESGTFIAHGDRNIIRDRWNFIKRPKLQSTQSVPPEDEKEMRKTAAFHKRMTEGEKGVGRYNFLGFERICAYSPISSSKTGWSLGVAAPIAETPITALKHGLLLTGGVFLLLGILAAVFAANQIARPIQKIDEQNVHLEELRETAERASRAKSDFLAGMSHEMRTPLNAIIGLSELALTDASGQESEDYLKKIHNAGRTLLGTINDILDISKIESGKFELIPAVYDVPSLINDTAALNVIRIGGKPVRFHLHLDETLPVSLLGDELRIRQIFNNLLSNAFKYTKEGTVDWYIACEREGEDLWLISEVRDSGIGIRKEDLERLFSDYSQVDTKLNKFIEGTGLGLSITKRLTELMDGTITVESEYGRGSVFRVRLRQKFVSDEVIGEAIAQNLRSFRYADTRRDRNSTLVRISLPHARVLVVDDVPTNLDVAKGMMKPYGMHIDCVTSGQKAVELVRKADVRYSAIFMDHMMPEMDGVEATQIIRSEIGSRYAETVPIIALTANALIGSEEKFLEKGFQAFLSKPIDIMRLDQIIRQWVRDKGYRDQPEQIAPSPIFDENSPSWEKPGRKIRGVDLEKALSLFGGDEKTLMKVLRSYVLNTPHLLEQARLHQTADDLSQYIIAVHGIKGSSYSISADEAGRRAEYLEHAAREGDRAYLAANGESFIALTEQLIKDLSRLLAQTSESGLQSEPRIKKGRPDEELLNRLREACLHFSMDAADEILEELERYDYEYQADMVVWLRERIDRVEFAEVLEKLPLPS, encoded by the coding sequence ATGTTACGGATGCGGATAATTCTCGTCATCGTTTCGATCGTTGCAGTAATCGCCATATCCAGTACGGCCGCGGGGCTGTTTGTTTATCAAAACGAGGGTCTGAAAACCATTGAAGGAGACATGGTTCTGGTCAGAGAAATTGCGGATAATCTGCTCTCCAGAGAAATCGCTCTGCTAAAGGCGAATCTGAACGCTGTTGCCACTCTGCTGAACCGGGTTTCCGACTCCAGAATATCCGACGTGCTGAAGGCCCAGACCGAAATCAACGAGCTTTACCTGTCTCTGGCGCTTCTGAACAGGGACGAAAGGACCATCGTCTCCTATGGAACGGCCGCTCCCCTCCCCGACTTTTTCCTCAATAAATACTGCAGGCGGGCCTTCGAGGGAGAACAGATCATTTCCACCACGGAAACGGCTCCGAACGGAGAACTCGTCTTCCGAATCTGCGTCCCTTCCGGCGATCGCGTTCTGGTTGGAACCATTTCAGGTTATTTTTTCAGCGATATCATTTCAAAATTTAAAATATGGCAAACCGGAAGTATTTTCATTCTCGATGAGAGCGGGACTTTTATCGCCCACGGGGACCGGAACATTATCCGGGACCGATGGAATTTCATCAAAAGACCCAAACTTCAGTCCACTCAGTCCGTTCCACCGGAGGACGAGAAGGAAATGCGGAAAACCGCGGCTTTTCATAAACGAATGACGGAGGGAGAAAAAGGCGTCGGTCGGTATAACTTCCTTGGTTTTGAACGCATCTGCGCCTACAGCCCTATCAGCAGCTCGAAAACGGGCTGGTCTCTGGGAGTCGCGGCCCCCATCGCGGAAACCCCCATAACCGCCCTGAAACATGGACTGCTGCTCACCGGAGGAGTGTTTTTGCTGCTGGGCATACTGGCCGCTGTTTTCGCGGCAAACCAAATCGCCCGTCCCATCCAAAAAATCGACGAACAGAACGTCCATCTTGAGGAACTCAGAGAGACCGCCGAACGCGCCTCAAGGGCCAAGAGCGATTTTCTGGCCGGCATGAGTCATGAAATGCGGACGCCCCTCAACGCCATCATCGGCCTGAGCGAACTGGCCCTGACCGATGCTTCGGGACAGGAGTCGGAGGACTATCTGAAGAAAATTCACAACGCGGGAAGAACTCTTCTTGGAACCATAAACGACATTCTGGATATTTCGAAAATAGAGTCGGGAAAGTTCGAACTGATCCCGGCCGTTTACGACGTCCCCAGTCTGATCAACGACACTGCGGCTCTGAACGTCATTCGCATCGGAGGAAAACCCGTCCGGTTCCATCTGCACCTGGACGAAACCCTGCCGGTCAGCCTCCTGGGCGACGAGTTGAGAATACGGCAGATCTTCAACAACCTTCTGAGCAACGCCTTCAAATATACGAAGGAAGGCACGGTGGACTGGTATATCGCCTGCGAACGAGAGGGAGAAGACCTCTGGCTCATTTCCGAGGTGCGGGACTCCGGCATCGGAATACGGAAAGAGGACCTTGAACGTCTGTTTTCCGACTACAGCCAGGTGGACACGAAGCTCAACAAATTCATAGAGGGAACCGGTCTCGGCCTGTCCATCACCAAACGACTGACCGAGCTGATGGACGGGACCATAACGGTGGAAAGCGAATATGGACGGGGCAGCGTATTCAGAGTTCGCCTCCGGCAAAAATTTGTGTCGGACGAGGTCATTGGCGAAGCAATTGCGCAAAATCTCCGCAGTTTCCGCTATGCCGACACCCGCCGCGACCGCAATTCGACTCTGGTCCGAATCAGCCTCCCTCACGCCCGGGTTCTGGTGGTGGACGACGTTCCCACCAACCTCGACGTGGCCAAAGGGATGATGAAACCCTACGGAATGCACATCGACTGCGTCACCAGCGGCCAAAAAGCCGTCGAGCTGGTTCGGAAAGCGGACGTCAGGTACAGCGCCATTTTCATGGACCACATGATGCCGGAAATGGACGGAGTGGAAGCCACGCAAATCATCCGCAGCGAGATCGGCTCCCGATACGCGGAAACGGTGCCCATTATCGCCCTGACCGCCAATGCTCTCATCGGCAGCGAGGAAAAATTCCTGGAAAAGGGATTTCAGGCCTTTCTTTCGAAACCCATCGACATCATGCGCCTGGATCAGATCATACGGCAGTGGGTGCGGGACAAAGGCTATCGGGATCAGCCAGAACAAATTGCGCCGAGCCCGATCTTCGACGAGAACAGTCCGTCCTGGGAAAAACCCGGACGGAAGATTCGAGGGGTTGACCTGGAAAAAGCCCTGAGCCTGTTTGGCGGGGACGAAAAAACGCTGATGAAGGTTCTCCGCTCTTATGTCCTCAACACGCCCCATCTGCTGGAGCAGGCGCGTCTTCATCAGACGGCGGACGATTTATCCCAATACATCATTGCCGTGCATGGAATCAAAGGCAGCAGCTACAGCATAAGCGCCGACGAGGCAGGCAGAAGGGCGGAATATCTGGAACACGCCGCCCGGGAAGGAGACAGAGCTTACCTCGCGGCCAACGGCGAGTCCTTCATCGCCCTTACGGAACAGCTGATCAAAGACCTGTCCCGTCTGCTCGCTCAAACTTCGGAGTCCGGACTGCAATCGGAGCCCCGCATCAAAAAGGGAAGGCCGGACGAAGAGCTCCTGAACCGGCTGAGAGAGGCCTGTCTGCATTTCAGCATGGATGCGGCGGACGAAATTCTGGAGGAGCTGGAACGCTATGATTACGAATATCAGGCGGACATGGTGGTCTGGCTCAGGGAGCGGATCGACAGGGTCGAATTCGCGGAGGTTCTGGAAAAACTGCCTCTGCCCTCCTGA